The Prunus dulcis chromosome 3, ALMONDv2, whole genome shotgun sequence genome segment AACTTCTTCAACTGCAAATTGTTTGCTCTAATTGATAATTTGAGGTTTAGAATCAATTACTGGTTTAATTAATGTGCTGTATCTTGCCCATATAAGTCCACTGCATGCAAGGACTGGAGATCATCAAATGGGGATGACAAAAGTTTCTATCAGTAATGAGTTAACAACCAGAAAGTCATAGTGCTACTGTACTAGTTAGGAACCGTTTGGGAGTGCCGTTAATTATTTGAATGCGCATTTAGCCATTCTAAAAACACTCGCAAACGGACCCTAATGTAAACTCGTCTGTAGAATTGACAAGATATAGGCCTCAAAAAAATAAGCGATTCAGCAGTTCAACCAACCTGATTGCTGAGCATACGATAAGTCCTCAGGTGGTTTTGAGGAGTCAAGAATATTTGCAATGGTTAGACCCCATTTAAAAGTTGGGGCCCAAAAATGAACTGCAAAATCAAAACACATAATAAACCTTTAATATATGAGTGGCTCTGATGTTCTTTTACAatttcttatcacaacaagtGTTCATATATCCTATGATCTATTGGGAAAGTTCtggttttagccacaaaaatcTGAGGCCTAAGCTTGTACCTAAATCAAATCTGAGGCCTGGGTTTGAAAACTGATGagggttttctctctcttataaACTAGTTTCTGACTTAGAAACCAATAATCTCAATCATGTTCTTGAATCTCAATAACTTTGATGCACCATGCATGGTAATTAAGCACCATCTAGCTGATTAGTATGGTatttactaaaaaaatgaACTAAACTCGGATAATGATTAAGCTTTCAAACTTTGATATCAGCAATTCATCATTGAGAAATGAAGAACAAGAATATGGCTAAATGATCAACACAAACATTTCAAAACATGTAGAGTAAGAGAAACAGAATTAATTAACTAGAGAAGCAAACAAACTAGTTTTTGGGCCGGCTGGGTGGTTCCAAATTGCTTGCAGCTTAGAATTTGCCATGATATCAAATTCTTCCCCCTTCACAGCTCCTAGGTTGGATAAAGTAGCAAaactgaggaagaagagaaaaaaggattatatttgttgatatttatatatcgTTCCTCCCAATAATTCTGAGTTTCGACTAATATTTACATAAAGGAATccgacaaaaaaaatatttaaacaaaggaaaaagaaaacataaaggTAAGATCCTGGCTTTCTATTATTGTGGAAGAGTATTTTCAACATTTGTAGATCCCCTAGTTTTTGGAGTTAGCTGCAAAGCCGTCTTATAATTAACTAGCACCAAAAGCTGCAAAAACAAACAGGAAGCACGAAAAGTACACCAGACACAGAATATTCAAGCCACAGCTAGCATTTCTCCTACTTGCCCAATAGCTAAATGAAGGTCGTTAAAGCCATCTAGCCAGTGAAAAAAAGTCTTTTGATTTGCAGGCTAaagattttgggttcaaaCTCCATGACACTTTAGTAGTATATGTGTGAGAAATTTTCATCCCTTTTGTACTTTAGATTATCACTTgtattcaaaaggaaaaaaaaaaaaaaaaaaactaaaaagcctccttttttttcctcattcCGTCTACAAAGGAGAGGGGACAGATTCACACTCTGGCTTTTGAGTGTGGGCTAAACGCTCTCTACCACTAGAGTTACAAGCCCTCACATATTAAGCCTCTTTTGATGGCATAAGTGCACAATGTCAATGTGCAGGATCAAGATGTTGATGTTTACAAAGAGAAATTCTACCACATGACCAAATTGCGTGTAACCTCAACCATAAATAATAGtacaaaaatttctaaaaccaATCAATCCCCAATCATGaaattatgaaagaaaaatccatAATTGAAGAAACCCAGATTGAGAATTGGGATGACTTACTCAGATTATGATCGAACTCCGTCTTTCTAAGAAGCAAATATTCTGAGAATTACGTTGTCCATATATATCAGCTCAATTTTTAAGACGTCAAATAGTAAAAGAAtctcgaccaaaaaaaaaaatagtaaaagaATTTTGACGATCAATTAAGACTCTTTCAATGGCTAGTAAGCGGGCGGTTTAGAGGTGCCGTACATAGATATTTATAAACCAGCATGCCAAGTTAATATACAACCATTGGGAAttgggtgtgtgtgtgtttgaaTACTCATGACATGAGAATCCCGGAGAGTCTGAGAGCGCCATGGGAACTTATCTGAACGATTCAAACTCTCATCGCTGCAAACAACGAAAATTTGACTCGGATTTTCCTGAATGAAAAACACTAAAAGTTTTTATGTAATGGACCAATTTATTAAAAGAATTTGCGCCACTTAATTTTCTGGGCAATGGACCCTGGGCCCAGGCCCGACACTTCATCCCTAAGGGAAATAGGATTTCGTTTCCTCTTTTTTGGGGGAAAGTCATATATGTATGTACAGTATATAAATAGGACTTTGAGGCTGTGAAATAAACCCGAAAAGTGAAAAAGTAAGAGACAGTACACAGAAATAAAGAGGCAAGAGCGCTGAGTTTGTGGTATAGAAAATGCCACCATTAGCTGATCTCATAAGTAGTGATGATGTTGTATGGAAGGACAATCGTGTTGTGTACAAGTACCGCAGAATTATTCGGTTAGTATCCTAACAATTTTACcgttctcttttttattttttatctttttcttataGTTCCAATATATACGACATTAACATGtactatttttattctttttcccAGTGACATTATTGAGCTATTTGAAGAATTCATGCTCTCTGATCAATATTGCCATTGGGATATTCGACACATAAATATCGTTAATGATCGAGTTCGGAAGGATAGTATTTTAAATCTTGATGAGAAATGCTAGCAACTTTCTCTCTAACCTTTTATTTTGgaccttctctcttttttgcttgacatgtgtcattcttcttacactaaaaacaatgtcattaatatattatacaagttaacttttgctttccaagtttactcttattaaatgtattcaatttatccaaaacaatttcacaactttcttacaatcttttttttttaatgtcaattattttttttaaagaaaatgtcaatttttttcaaaaaagaggaaatcctattttttaaatattttttataacacaaaggacttttttttttcttgtgttaaaataaattaaaaaaacccagacatttccttttaaaagcaaatattttctttaaaaaaaaataattgacgttagaaaaaaattaataagacgataagaaagttgtgaaatttttttggataaattgCCACTCCTAGTCATATCCACAGAGAGCAgtgtaaagaaaataacagagGGATTAGGAACTTTAAGATTCACGTTGCCGATTACATTCGCTATTGAAAGCTCACTTCAAACATGAATGATTGATTCccaatatttaaataaattttttttaaaaaaattgagtatCGATTCACTTAAAACATGAATGATCACGTATCATCAGTGATATGATATTAACTATTCTTATAAAGGGGTTCTATCCGCAAAACGCATTCGGATACttccttaattatatttagtAGATTTGcaattttctatttgttgtttaacatatttattttactATCTGTATCAGGATTGTACACAGCTGTTTGGTTTTTGCATCATGCTACATGCAATTCCGTATAATTTTAGGTTTTACAAAGCAAACGGTGTCGTTGCATGggataattaattaattaatttttttaagaggAAAGAATTAGTTTTATATTCGTATTTTTCCAGTAATCTTATCTTCACATATATAAAACAGTTCGTTCGAAGTCCGAAAGGAAAAgaattgctttttttttgttttttgttttttggtctgacaaaaaaagaattccttttcagaaaagaaaacgaacTAATTGAGAGCCGCCTATAAATAGACAATGTTAGACGAGaagaaaaaacacacacaagaAGCATACACGCAAAAGTCAATTTTCCTGTTTCCTAAGGAATTGCTGTCTTGTTCGGTCGTCGGTGGTTTGTCGGTGGTTTTTTGAAGAGAACGAGATAAGGATAGAGACGGTGGCTTTGTCATTGAAATTCATATTTCGATTTCGTTTCTGGTCAGGGTAATCGATCGTAGAATTATTAAGAGCAAGTATGGAGGAGTTAAAAAGGGAGGTAAAAAGGGATGCGATAAAGAAGGATAGACGGTTGTTGAAGAGTTTCAGGGAGAGGTACCCTAAGCGGCCATTTTGTTGGATTGCATCTGCGAGGTTGGAGGAGCAGGCTGAGGAAATGGAGGCAGCGTGGCAATTGATTCAGAAAGGATGTGAGGAGTGCCCTAATAGCGAGGATGTGTGGTTGGAGGCGTGTAGGATTGCGATTGCGGATGCGAGGAGCAGCCCCAATCCCAATGAAGCAGGTAAGGCTGTGATTGCCCATGGATTGAAGTTGATACCCAATTCGGTGAAGTTGTGGTTGGAGGCTGCAAATTTGGAGCATGATAACTCGAATAAGAGCAGGGTTTTCAGTCAAGGGTTGGAACACATTCCTGATTCCGTTCTGCTGTGGAAGGCGGTGGTTGAGCTCACCACTACCGCGAAATCGAATGAGGAGGACAATGCAAATGCAAGGGAGAAGGACATGGACTCGTGTCTAACTTGTGAACCTGAGAGAGCTAGAATGATTCTTGCCGAAGCCCGAGAAAGTGGGGGAGGCACAGAGAGAGTATGGATGAAATCAGCAATTGTTGAGAGAGGATTAGGGAATGTTGAGGAGGAGAGGAAATTGCTTGATGAAGGATTGAAGAAATTTCCTTCGTTCTTTAAATTGTGGTTGATGCTTGGACAGCTAGAGGAACGGCTTGATCgtttggaaaaagccaaggAGGCTTATGACTTGGGCCTGAAGCACTGCCCTAATTCTATACCGCTCTGGCTTTCTCTTGTTAATCTTGAACAGAATTTGAATGGGCTGACTAGTGCTTGTGCAGTCCTCACACTAGCCAGGAACAAAAATCCTCACAACCCTCAACTGTGGCTTGCTGCAACTCGAACTGAACTGAGGCATGGTAATAACAAAGAAGCTGATATTTTGATGGCGAAGGCTTTGCACGAGTGTCCCAATAGTGGTATCTTGTGGGCAGCATATATTGAGAGTATGGTACTCCTACCCCCTTCTGAATGGATGGCCAAGATTATGGATGCCCTCAGGAAATGTGATTACGATCCCCATGTCATTGCTGTTGTGGCCAAGTTATTCTGGCATCACTGTAAGGTTGAGAGAGCTAGGACTTGGCTCGACAGGGCCGTCACAATTGCCCCAGATATTGGGGATTTCTGGGCTTTATACTTCCAATTTGAACTTCAGCATGGAACTGATGAGAACCAGAAGGATGTTTTGAGAAGATGCATTGCTTCACAACCAAAGCATGGTGAAAAATGGCAACCTATTTTCAAGGCCCTGCACAACTCTCACCAACCGACTGAAGCTATTTTGCATCAAGTGGTGGCTGTACTCGCCAAGGAAGAGAGCTTGCAGCAGGCAAGGCAGGCGCCCCAAACTGATAGACTCTAGTCCTCCCTTCTCCTGGCTTCTCCTTTTTCCGGGTTATGTTTCTTCTAAAATGTTCTCCTAAATTGGACCTTTACCAGTAGTTTCACTTGTCGGCATCCTATTTATATGTCATTCTATTTACTTATCAGCTTTTctcaatttcctttttctttttttttaattgccatTTGCCTTTGGAATGGATTCGGTGATGAGACTTGGCTTAACTTAATATTTACTTGTTGTTcctgtttatatataaatgtctCCTTTTACATATTCAGTTTTGATCCGGGTGTTATTATGTGTTTTCCTGTAGCTCCTTTGTATTTCCCATACTTCCCCCTctatattcttttcttttgatgtcATAATATCAATCTAATTCCCTCCTCATGCCTGCGGTTTTCAACTCTGAGAGGAAACTTGAATTACTCGCCGAGATTAGCTGTAGCGTGTAGTCTGAGACATCACAGTAAGAGGGTAGGATTTTGGAAAATCATTGTTGTCCCTAGGCAGCATTCCTTACACTAATGCAAGACGCAATGGAAAGGTTAGttgttttcattgttttcaaTACAAATCTAGCCGTCATCTCTAGCTCCTCGGCTGTGAAAATTGTTGTGCCTCCTCTCCATGCGAAGCAATTTGCTACTCTAACAATAACCCTCCATTTTTCTGGAAGAACTTGGATTTTAGCTTAATAAACTTATGCTTCTTCACACTGAAATAAATTCCGGAGATCACAAACAAAAGACATGAGAAACAAGAGCCGAGACCTGCAAGGTTACATTTAATTAAATGTAAATGTTGAAGGGAGCATAGCACTTATCAATTAATTATACTCTAGAGCAGAGGACTTACTTACCTTGGGTGAGCTGTGCAGGGCCCGGAAATACTTTGATATGTTGTGGGATGTTACCTCCTCAGCCACTTCCTTTTTCCTGTGGTAATTATATTCCTGGCTTGTCTTTGAAATTTCATAATGATGAGTGTCAAAAGATAGGTAGATAGACTGACTTTCATAATATGTCCAATAGATAGATATACGATTGCGTGTTAAGAGAACCTTTaccaattttgatttttatataGTATTCCTGTTTTGTACTTGTGTGGATTCTGGGAGTACTTGGATTGGATATAGTTTAGGCAAATAGGGACAATTCTTGTGTAGGAATAGAAATTAGAATTGTGGAAACTTGATGAGTGCATCCTGCCCTGTCGTGTGCTGCTGCTGAGTTCGTGTCCATGTTGAAAGAGAGAACTGGGTACCCCATAGTGGAGCCTGCTCATATGGTACAGTAATTAAAAAGCACACATTTCTCAccc includes the following:
- the LOC117622399 gene encoding mitochondrial pyruvate carrier 4-like, coding for MANSKLQAIWNHPAGPKTIHFWAPTFKWGLTIANILDSSKPPEDLSYAQQSVLACSGLIWARYSTLIKPKNWNLVSVNLGMSLTALFQLSRKIQHDSSAKNQQASAEEE
- the LOC117622147 gene encoding protein STABILIZED1-like, with the protein product MEELKREVKRDAIKKDRRLLKSFRERYPKRPFCWIASARLEEQAEEMEAAWQLIQKGCEECPNSEDVWLEACRIAIADARSSPNPNEAGKAVIAHGLKLIPNSVKLWLEAANLEHDNSNKSRVFSQGLEHIPDSVLLWKAVVELTTTAKSNEEDNANAREKDMDSCLTCEPERARMILAEARESGGGTERVWMKSAIVERGLGNVEEERKLLDEGLKKFPSFFKLWLMLGQLEERLDRLEKAKEAYDLGLKHCPNSIPLWLSLVNLEQNLNGLTSACAVLTLARNKNPHNPQLWLAATRTELRHGNNKEADILMAKALHECPNSGILWAAYIESMVLLPPSEWMAKIMDALRKCDYDPHVIAVVAKLFWHHCKVERARTWLDRAVTIAPDIGDFWALYFQFELQHGTDENQKDVLRRCIASQPKHGEKWQPIFKALHNSHQPTEAILHQVVAVLAKEESLQQARQAPQTDRL